A single window of Nocardioides baekrokdamisoli DNA harbors:
- a CDS encoding phosphoglycerate kinase encodes MGSHAALAPEFLDSVAGKRVLVRSDLNVPLKDGQITDDGRIRASVPTIQALAAAGARVVVTAHLGRPDGAPDPAYSLAPVAKRLGELLGADVAFATDTVGPSAQAVVAGLADGQVAVVENVRFNAGETSKDDAVRGAFAAELARLADAYVSDGFGVVHRKQASVYDIATILPHAMGSLVATEVDVLKRLTENPARPYVVALGGSKVSDKLGVIDNLLEKADKLIIGGGMLFTFLKAQGYEIGASLLEEDQIPTVLDYLDRAKASGVEILLPTDIVVADSFGDAASARVVPATEIPAGTLGLDIGPESGKAFAAALADAKTVFWNGPMGVFEIAAFAEGTRAVAEALTKVDGLSVVGGGDSAAAVRTLGFSDDQFGHISTGGGASLEYLEGKTLPGITVLEA; translated from the coding sequence ATGGGCTCTCACGCCGCTCTCGCCCCCGAGTTCCTGGACAGCGTCGCTGGCAAGCGCGTCCTCGTACGCTCCGACCTCAATGTCCCGCTCAAGGACGGTCAGATCACGGACGACGGTCGGATCCGTGCCTCGGTACCCACCATTCAGGCGTTGGCTGCCGCGGGTGCCCGCGTGGTGGTGACCGCGCACCTCGGCCGACCCGACGGCGCTCCGGACCCCGCCTACTCGCTGGCTCCGGTCGCGAAGCGGCTCGGCGAGTTGCTCGGTGCCGATGTCGCATTCGCCACGGACACTGTCGGACCTTCGGCTCAGGCAGTCGTTGCAGGCCTTGCCGACGGCCAGGTTGCCGTCGTCGAGAACGTCCGCTTCAACGCTGGCGAGACGTCCAAGGACGACGCCGTCCGCGGCGCCTTCGCGGCGGAACTCGCCCGGCTGGCCGACGCGTACGTCTCCGACGGCTTCGGCGTCGTACACCGGAAGCAGGCCTCGGTGTACGACATCGCCACGATCCTTCCGCACGCGATGGGCTCGCTCGTCGCTACCGAGGTCGATGTACTCAAGCGGCTCACCGAGAACCCGGCGCGGCCTTACGTCGTGGCGCTTGGCGGCTCGAAGGTCTCGGACAAGTTGGGAGTCATCGACAACCTCCTGGAGAAGGCCGACAAGCTGATCATCGGCGGCGGCATGCTCTTCACCTTCCTCAAGGCGCAGGGGTACGAGATCGGCGCGTCATTGCTCGAGGAGGACCAGATCCCGACCGTGCTCGACTACCTCGACCGTGCGAAGGCGTCGGGCGTCGAGATCCTGTTGCCGACCGACATCGTGGTCGCCGACTCGTTCGGTGACGCCGCCTCGGCGCGTGTCGTGCCTGCGACCGAAATCCCGGCAGGCACGCTCGGTCTCGACATCGGCCCGGAGTCGGGCAAGGCGTTCGCGGCAGCCCTCGCCGATGCGAAGACCGTCTTCTGGAACGGCCCGATGGGTGTGTTCGAGATCGCCGCCTTCGCGGAGGGCACGCGAGCGGTGGCCGAAGCTCTCACCAAGGTCGACGGCTTGTCGGTCGTCGGCGGCGGCGACTCGGCGGCGGCGGTGCGTACGCTCGGCTTCTCCGACGACCAGTTCGGTCACATCTCGACCGGCGGCGGCGCCTCGCTGGAGTACCTCGAGGGCAAGACCCTCCCCGGCATCACGGTCCTGGAGGCCTGA
- the tpiA gene encoding triose-phosphate isomerase yields MAQRTSTTRTPLMAGNWKMNLNHAEAVSLVNKLATVLHDKKHDFAKAEVVVVPPFTDLRSVQTLVDGDHLSIKYGAQDVSIHPNGAYTGEISAAMLSKLGCAYVVVGHSERREYHGETDALVAEKAAVALAAGMTPIVCVGEGIEIRREGTHVPHVTAQVVGSLAGLSADQVSASVIAYEPVWAIGTGEVATPADAQEVCRAIRAQLAESYGDEVAAKTRVLYGGSVKASNVAALMAETDVDGALVGGASLVAEEFAGIARFYDLPVLS; encoded by the coding sequence ATGGCCCAGCGCACATCAACGACTCGTACGCCCCTCATGGCCGGCAACTGGAAGATGAACCTCAACCATGCTGAGGCCGTCTCGCTGGTCAACAAGCTTGCGACCGTCCTGCACGACAAGAAGCACGACTTCGCCAAGGCGGAGGTCGTCGTGGTGCCGCCGTTCACCGATCTGCGTTCGGTGCAGACCTTGGTCGACGGCGACCACCTCTCGATCAAGTACGGCGCTCAGGACGTGTCCATCCACCCGAATGGCGCCTACACAGGCGAGATCTCGGCAGCGATGCTGAGCAAGCTGGGATGCGCGTACGTGGTCGTCGGGCACTCCGAGCGTCGTGAGTACCACGGTGAGACAGACGCGCTGGTCGCTGAGAAGGCGGCAGTGGCGTTGGCCGCGGGGATGACGCCCATCGTGTGTGTCGGCGAGGGCATCGAGATCCGTCGCGAGGGTACGCACGTTCCTCATGTGACCGCGCAGGTCGTCGGATCCCTGGCCGGCCTCAGCGCCGATCAGGTCTCAGCGAGCGTCATCGCGTACGAACCGGTGTGGGCGATCGGAACCGGTGAGGTGGCGACGCCTGCCGATGCGCAGGAGGTCTGCAGGGCCATTCGGGCGCAGTTGGCGGAGTCGTACGGGGATGAGGTCGCTGCCAAGACCCGCGTTCTCTATGGCGGTTCGGTCAAGGCAAGCAACGTTGCGGCGTTGATGGCTGAGACGGACGTGGACGGTGCGCTGGTCGGCGGTGCGAGCCTCGTGGCCGAGGAGTTCGCGGGCATCGCGCGCTTCTACGACTTGCCGGTGCTGTCCTGA
- the secG gene encoding preprotein translocase subunit SecG, whose protein sequence is MEIFLTSILVLTSLFLIVLVLLHKGRGGGLSDMFGGGVSSSLGGSSVAERNLDRLTVGIGIIWFATVIGLGMYLAYR, encoded by the coding sequence GTGGAAATCTTCCTCACCTCGATCCTCGTCCTGACGAGCCTGTTCCTCATCGTCCTGGTGCTCTTGCACAAGGGACGCGGTGGTGGCCTGTCCGACATGTTCGGTGGCGGTGTGTCCAGTTCGCTGGGTGGCTCGTCGGTCGCTGAGCGCAACCTCGACCGTCTCACTGTCGGCATCGGCATCATCTGGTTCGCAACCGTGATCGGGCTGGGTATGTACCTGGCCTACCGCTGA
- a CDS encoding RNA polymerase-binding protein RbpA, with product MAGGGNAIRGSRVGAGPMGEAERGEAAPRKAVVYFCAHEHRSVITFAVEATAPDSWDCPKCGLPAGLDAENAPPAPKIEPYKTHLAYVKERRSDAEAAEILDEAVQLLRSRRKSGEVIF from the coding sequence ATGGCTGGCGGAGGAAACGCGATCCGTGGAAGCCGAGTCGGCGCTGGGCCGATGGGCGAAGCGGAACGGGGCGAAGCCGCTCCGCGGAAGGCAGTTGTCTACTTCTGCGCCCACGAGCACCGCTCGGTGATCACGTTCGCGGTCGAGGCCACGGCGCCCGACTCGTGGGACTGCCCGAAGTGCGGCCTGCCGGCCGGTCTCGACGCGGAGAATGCTCCGCCGGCACCGAAGATCGAGCCGTACAAGACGCACCTTGCGTACGTGAAGGAGCGTCGCTCGGACGCTGAGGCTGCCGAGATCCTCGATGAGGCAGTGCAGTTGCTTCGGTCCCGCCGCAAGTCGGGCGAAGTCATCTTCTGA
- a CDS encoding DUF11 domain-containing protein, with protein sequence MSNHLPHRRPARPWRSRVAAALTATAVGSAGFAVFGGSASALPVSELDLSWTGAPASVGNGEPVRGVAHVNLNDHLGEEGAASNHVVTFTAADGVFTRLPSACRTDGDPASAVTAGGSSVRCNLGPVRFGTAIEVDFTVTAHAADGGAVRVEVTDGTTSTSLPPVPVTAAPGIDVVFNEAQRIQANTAWHSTFPVAIALPAGAADLRGPISFDVVVANKTSTNAPAAITPTQGPCVPLASSTAPSSMPYTSSQAPMPDACTISQTAPGVFHVQLTGYRSGAALNPPTTAADGSNLPPDRHVFAAFGLPMTSSNGVLPATSSFELSVKRTVATTTSGTAVTESDLSNNTEAVAITVPGGYAHNWAHPDGFAPPMDSRVVGGGGPWAASYYATPGDQLITNSTNGIWGGQPASAIPARAEWSTCEVLDGPASFTGDVIPNLQPTSATDIAALPAGTYSWSVYTGPLPAAGSRAAFDCGSVNFTPVSYVVLNHAGDDCRCTEEQHLSVSDPASITAIKLTVDPAKLAAASPLSTTPTRVGMHAAAKIAQTATPSDAVWTIGSATDRTGVWKRSSDLTTLNTRTPGLSYPGTDSLRDVMRILGARPYVHKTVSQPDVRAGDVVTYSLHTGADANLGAGSATWTLTDEMPAGVDYVDGSASRAPDSVVHNADGSTRLVWTQSGPVNVDTEISYRGRISFTEGVRRNTVIATVASGPATGNAGVETAEDSADVAYAGDGRTLLTKSAGSPTFAAGGTDTWRLDLANLDTVDQAQTDTIDVLPWNGDARGTAFHGTYEIDSVTASPGDRVYYATAAPASISTDPNAGANGSFASPSPMWSSTPPTDPSSATAIRIVGGVLPVGATRSNTITWHPVGGRRGDRFENIAYAKATHTRLQMIKAAAASTVTDGSSLQIAKKFESADGWMDGDTLHYTVTVRNPSASTARGVRVHDLGGPGNDPASVRFANMSAGAFDPGTRTWVIGDLAPGRTVTSSLTTTITVGADRTKPFQNLAYVENPSNPYQPTSSAHCQRNNQDVGADTDQCDVAEVSSPRLRIDKHADGVTADGTVTWTIHVRVDGTVGARDVRVEDTYPAGLDRSTLRVTHPPTQGTFDLARNTWTVGDLGAGVVASVSFRGRVRAAPGTRIVNVASVDSPDVTPPAPVDGGPICQANDGPTVDAALDADTDQCDEVQTVLGPPRDGNPRPTPPSPERLPDTGGPSGWVGLLGGASAVGAIGLRVTGRRTRASRDSRDSRGSHRG encoded by the coding sequence ATGTCCAACCATCTTCCGCACCGCAGGCCGGCCCGACCCTGGCGCTCCAGGGTCGCCGCCGCACTCACCGCGACAGCTGTCGGCTCGGCAGGTTTCGCCGTCTTCGGCGGCTCGGCCTCAGCTCTCCCCGTCAGCGAGCTCGACCTCAGCTGGACCGGCGCGCCGGCATCCGTCGGCAACGGGGAGCCGGTTCGCGGTGTCGCTCACGTGAACCTGAACGACCATCTCGGCGAGGAGGGCGCGGCCAGCAACCATGTGGTCACCTTCACCGCCGCTGACGGCGTTTTCACCCGCCTTCCGTCCGCTTGTCGTACAGACGGCGATCCGGCATCCGCGGTCACCGCCGGGGGTTCCTCGGTGCGATGCAATCTCGGACCGGTTCGATTCGGCACGGCCATCGAAGTCGACTTCACGGTCACTGCGCATGCAGCGGACGGTGGCGCCGTACGCGTCGAGGTGACCGACGGGACGACCAGCACCTCGCTTCCGCCCGTTCCCGTCACCGCGGCGCCGGGCATCGATGTCGTCTTCAATGAGGCGCAGCGGATCCAGGCCAACACGGCGTGGCACTCGACGTTCCCGGTGGCCATCGCGCTGCCCGCCGGTGCCGCTGATCTGCGTGGGCCGATCTCCTTCGACGTGGTTGTGGCCAACAAGACCTCGACGAATGCCCCCGCGGCGATCACGCCGACCCAGGGCCCCTGCGTACCCCTTGCGTCAAGCACCGCGCCCAGTTCCATGCCGTACACCTCGTCGCAGGCCCCGATGCCGGACGCGTGCACGATCAGCCAGACTGCCCCCGGTGTCTTCCACGTTCAGTTGACCGGATACCGCTCAGGAGCGGCCCTGAACCCGCCGACAACCGCAGCCGATGGCTCGAACCTTCCCCCGGACCGTCACGTCTTCGCCGCCTTCGGGCTTCCGATGACCAGCTCGAACGGAGTGCTCCCCGCCACCTCGTCCTTCGAACTGAGCGTCAAGCGCACGGTCGCCACCACGACCTCCGGCACAGCCGTCACCGAGAGCGACCTCAGCAACAACACCGAGGCCGTGGCCATCACGGTTCCCGGCGGATACGCCCACAACTGGGCCCACCCGGACGGGTTCGCCCCACCGATGGATTCCCGGGTCGTCGGAGGCGGGGGTCCATGGGCTGCGTCCTACTACGCAACGCCCGGGGATCAGCTCATCACCAACTCGACGAACGGGATCTGGGGCGGCCAACCGGCATCCGCCATCCCGGCACGCGCGGAGTGGTCGACGTGCGAGGTCCTGGACGGTCCGGCCAGTTTCACCGGCGACGTGATCCCGAACCTCCAGCCGACCAGCGCGACGGACATCGCCGCGCTGCCGGCTGGCACGTACAGCTGGTCCGTGTACACCGGACCGCTACCGGCGGCCGGTTCCCGCGCAGCATTCGACTGCGGCAGCGTCAACTTCACGCCGGTCTCGTACGTCGTGCTCAATCACGCGGGTGACGACTGCCGCTGCACCGAGGAGCAACACCTGTCGGTGAGCGACCCTGCCTCGATCACTGCGATCAAGCTGACAGTCGATCCGGCCAAGCTCGCCGCGGCCTCGCCACTCTCGACGACGCCGACGCGCGTCGGGATGCACGCTGCCGCGAAGATCGCGCAGACCGCGACCCCGAGCGACGCGGTGTGGACGATTGGGTCCGCCACCGATCGGACCGGTGTGTGGAAGCGGTCGAGCGACCTGACGACACTCAACACGCGCACGCCCGGACTCTCCTACCCGGGTACGGACTCGCTGCGCGACGTCATGCGGATCCTCGGCGCACGGCCGTACGTCCACAAGACCGTCTCGCAGCCCGACGTACGCGCCGGCGACGTCGTCACCTATTCGCTCCACACCGGGGCCGACGCCAACCTCGGCGCAGGATCGGCCACCTGGACCCTGACCGACGAGATGCCGGCCGGCGTCGACTACGTGGACGGGAGCGCCTCACGCGCTCCCGACTCGGTCGTACACAACGCAGACGGCTCCACCCGACTGGTGTGGACCCAGAGCGGCCCGGTCAACGTCGACACCGAGATCAGCTACCGTGGCCGGATCTCGTTCACCGAAGGCGTACGCCGCAACACGGTCATTGCCACGGTCGCGAGCGGGCCGGCAACCGGCAACGCCGGGGTCGAGACCGCCGAGGACAGCGCGGACGTCGCCTATGCCGGTGACGGACGTACGCTGCTGACGAAGTCCGCTGGTTCCCCAACGTTCGCAGCAGGCGGTACGGACACCTGGCGGCTCGACCTCGCGAACCTTGACACGGTCGATCAGGCCCAGACAGACACCATCGACGTCCTTCCATGGAACGGTGACGCCCGCGGAACGGCCTTCCACGGGACCTACGAGATCGACTCGGTCACGGCGTCTCCGGGCGACCGGGTCTACTACGCCACCGCAGCGCCCGCGAGCATCAGCACCGATCCGAACGCGGGAGCCAACGGATCCTTCGCGTCGCCATCGCCGATGTGGTCCTCCACCCCTCCGACGGATCCCTCCTCGGCGACCGCCATCCGGATCGTGGGTGGCGTGCTGCCGGTCGGAGCGACCAGGTCGAACACCATCACGTGGCACCCGGTCGGCGGCCGCAGAGGAGATCGCTTCGAGAACATCGCGTACGCCAAGGCGACTCACACCCGTCTGCAGATGATCAAGGCAGCGGCAGCCAGCACTGTCACTGACGGCTCTTCGCTCCAGATCGCCAAGAAGTTCGAGTCCGCTGACGGCTGGATGGACGGGGACACGCTGCACTACACGGTGACTGTGCGAAACCCGTCGGCGAGCACGGCGCGGGGCGTGCGGGTCCATGATCTCGGTGGTCCGGGGAATGATCCGGCATCGGTCCGATTCGCCAACATGTCCGCCGGCGCCTTCGACCCCGGCACCCGCACGTGGGTGATCGGGGATCTCGCCCCCGGCCGGACCGTCACGTCATCCCTGACAACCACGATCACCGTCGGTGCCGACCGCACCAAGCCGTTCCAGAACCTCGCGTACGTCGAGAACCCGAGCAATCCCTACCAACCGACATCGAGCGCCCACTGTCAGCGCAACAATCAGGACGTGGGCGCCGACACTGACCAGTGCGACGTCGCCGAGGTGTCGTCTCCGCGGCTCCGCATAGACAAACACGCGGACGGGGTAACCGCGGACGGAACGGTGACATGGACGATCCACGTACGCGTCGACGGCACCGTCGGAGCACGAGACGTCCGGGTCGAGGACACCTATCCGGCCGGCCTGGATCGCTCCACGCTGCGTGTGACCCATCCGCCGACCCAGGGAACCTTCGATCTGGCCAGGAACACGTGGACCGTCGGTGACCTGGGCGCCGGGGTTGTTGCGTCGGTGAGCTTCCGAGGCCGAGTCAGGGCCGCGCCGGGGACCCGGATCGTCAACGTGGCAAGCGTCGACTCGCCTGACGTCACCCCGCCGGCGCCGGTCGACGGCGGTCCGATCTGTCAGGCCAACGACGGCCCGACCGTGGATGCAGCGCTGGACGCCGACACCGATCAGTGCGACGAGGTGCAGACGGTCCTGGGACCGCCCCGGGACGGGAACCCGCGGCCGACTCCCCCGAGTCCCGAGCGACTACCCGACACGGGTGGCCCGAGCGGCTGGGTGGGCCTTCTCGGCGGTGCTAGTGCGGTGGGTGCGATCGGACTTCGCGTCACCGGTCGACGTACTCGAGCCAGCCGGGACAGCCGGGACAGCCGGGGCAGCCACCGCGGATAG
- a CDS encoding sortase, translating into MPYAPRRRAPRRPRRLRRPRGRRIAQRRRARRSRRLLGSAFAGVTLVCAGHLAWQFVGTNLVASQRQHQAVAALFSAWHRQAPSAISRGVAVDGLVRIPRFGSAYAVPLVEGTGSSSLALGVGHVVGSAHPGEVGNVVLAGHRVTHGEPFRDLQRLQIGDEIVIETLTSGYIYRVTSGSGGSLRVADSASWVLAPSPRNPDRGGISPPHSTRLITLLTCAELFHTSDRFVIFGELVRTYLRVHPHPEA; encoded by the coding sequence ATGCCGTACGCACCGCGCCGCCGCGCGCCCCGCCGACCCCGTCGCCTCCGCCGGCCTCGGGGTCGCCGGATCGCTCAACGCCGACGGGCACGCCGCTCGCGCCGGCTCCTGGGTAGTGCCTTCGCTGGCGTCACGCTCGTCTGCGCCGGCCACCTGGCCTGGCAGTTCGTCGGTACGAATCTCGTGGCCAGCCAGCGCCAGCACCAGGCCGTCGCAGCGTTGTTCTCCGCGTGGCACAGACAGGCGCCCAGCGCGATCAGTCGCGGGGTCGCAGTGGACGGACTGGTCCGAATCCCCCGGTTCGGGTCGGCGTACGCCGTGCCCCTCGTCGAGGGTACCGGCTCATCGAGCCTTGCCCTGGGAGTGGGCCATGTCGTCGGAAGCGCCCACCCGGGAGAGGTCGGGAACGTGGTCCTGGCGGGCCACAGGGTCACCCATGGGGAGCCGTTCCGTGACCTGCAGCGCCTGCAGATCGGCGACGAGATCGTCATCGAAACGCTCACGTCCGGCTACATCTATCGGGTCACGAGCGGCAGTGGTGGCAGCCTCCGCGTCGCCGACAGCGCGTCCTGGGTTTTGGCGCCGTCTCCGCGCAACCCTGACCGAGGTGGCATCAGCCCGCCCCACAGCACGCGTCTGATCACCCTGCTGACCTGCGCCGAGCTCTTCCACACGTCGGACCGCTTCGTCATCTTCGGCGAACTGGTCCGGACCTATCTCCGCGTCCATCCGCATCCCGAGGCCTAG
- the pgl gene encoding 6-phosphogluconolactonase, with translation MVSIRVYETPQELAAAAALALVDALARAQAAGLVPAVCLTGGTVADLVHREVARVGADSAVDWTAVDFWWGDERYVETTSPDRNALHAHTAFLDVLGVPAGRIHAMPSTGSACSVEEGARAYAAELARRQEPFLVTMLGMGPDGHVASLFPGAPGLGADEATAIAVTGSPKPPPQRISLTVPALNNSESVWLLVTGPDKAAAVADATTSADLPARRVRGLAETVWFLDRAAASGL, from the coding sequence ATGGTCTCCATCCGCGTCTACGAGACTCCCCAGGAGCTCGCGGCAGCGGCTGCTCTGGCGCTGGTGGATGCGTTGGCGCGGGCCCAGGCAGCGGGCTTGGTGCCTGCTGTCTGCCTGACCGGCGGGACTGTCGCGGACCTCGTACACCGCGAGGTGGCACGGGTCGGCGCCGACTCGGCAGTCGACTGGACGGCCGTGGACTTCTGGTGGGGCGACGAACGGTACGTCGAAACAACGTCGCCCGATCGCAACGCGCTGCACGCCCACACGGCCTTCCTGGACGTCCTGGGCGTGCCGGCGGGGCGCATCCATGCCATGCCGAGCACGGGCTCCGCGTGCTCGGTCGAGGAGGGCGCGCGAGCCTACGCTGCCGAACTCGCCCGGCGGCAGGAGCCCTTCCTCGTGACGATGCTCGGGATGGGACCGGACGGTCACGTCGCATCCCTGTTCCCGGGCGCACCTGGGCTCGGCGCCGACGAAGCAACCGCGATCGCGGTCACAGGCTCCCCCAAGCCACCGCCCCAGCGCATCAGCTTGACCGTCCCGGCGCTGAACAACTCCGAGTCCGTATGGCTGTTGGTCACCGGACCCGACAAGGCAGCTGCGGTCGCTGACGCCACGACCAGCGCGGATCTGCCGGCCAGGCGGGTGCGTGGCCTCGCGGAGACGGTCTGGTTCCTCGACCGCGCCGCCGCGAGTGGGCTCTAG
- a CDS encoding glucose-6-phosphate isomerase, which yields MTADLGYGASVRVTVADETAYASALTALVEAGVASAIGAGDATLWGPAAESEAAKRLAWAHLSRTSRSLADEVSALAADLASRGLDHVILAGMGGSSLAPEVIAEAAGVPLVVLDSSNPDFVRSALSGSLERAILVVSSKSGGTVETDSQRRAFEAAFIAAGIDPVERIVVVTDPGSSLEQIARDAGYRTFVANPDVGGRYSALTAFGLVPTALAGVDPHALLDEAEAVREALESDSPDNPALQLGALMGVAANAGVDKLVLADAGASYAGFGDWAEQLIAESTGKDGKGILPVVVGSTTAPDFVPSSADEVLATFGPTDVPMTPVSGWAVHVDGTLGGQMLLWEYATAIAGRIIGINPFDQPDVEAAKAAARDLLDGGAGTPAPAFTDGVYDVFAHNIPGSFTTAADAVAALVGMIDGGHGYLAVQAYLDRSRDVALEGVRDTLAERTGRPITFGWGPRFLHSTGQYHKGGPANGVYLQVTSEPAADLQIPGRPFTFQQFHISQAVGDGSVLAAHGRPILRLHLAAPAAIDDLIKLLDA from the coding sequence ATGACGGCGGACCTCGGGTACGGCGCGAGTGTTCGCGTCACAGTCGCTGACGAGACGGCGTACGCCTCCGCGCTGACGGCATTGGTCGAGGCCGGTGTTGCCAGCGCGATCGGCGCCGGCGACGCCACTCTGTGGGGCCCTGCGGCTGAGTCGGAGGCCGCCAAGCGCCTTGCGTGGGCGCACCTCTCCCGGACCTCTCGATCATTGGCCGATGAGGTCTCGGCTCTCGCCGCTGACCTTGCATCCCGGGGGCTCGACCACGTCATCCTCGCCGGCATGGGCGGATCGTCGTTGGCCCCCGAGGTCATCGCCGAGGCAGCCGGCGTACCGCTGGTCGTCCTTGACTCCAGCAACCCCGACTTCGTCCGGTCCGCGCTCTCCGGCAGCCTTGAGCGGGCGATCCTGGTGGTCTCGTCGAAGTCCGGCGGCACCGTCGAGACCGACAGTCAGCGACGCGCTTTCGAGGCAGCCTTCATCGCTGCCGGCATCGATCCTGTCGAGCGGATCGTCGTGGTCACCGACCCCGGCTCATCGCTCGAGCAGATTGCGCGAGACGCCGGCTACCGGACGTTCGTCGCCAACCCGGACGTCGGGGGCCGCTACTCGGCCCTCACAGCCTTCGGTCTGGTCCCGACCGCCTTGGCAGGCGTCGACCCGCACGCCTTGCTCGACGAGGCTGAGGCCGTACGAGAAGCCCTCGAATCGGACTCGCCGGACAACCCGGCGCTGCAACTCGGGGCGCTGATGGGCGTTGCTGCGAACGCCGGCGTCGACAAACTCGTCCTGGCCGACGCCGGGGCCTCCTACGCCGGGTTCGGCGACTGGGCCGAACAGCTGATCGCCGAATCGACCGGCAAGGACGGCAAGGGCATCCTGCCGGTCGTCGTCGGGTCCACGACGGCGCCGGACTTCGTACCCTCCAGCGCCGACGAGGTCCTCGCGACCTTCGGTCCCACCGACGTCCCCATGACGCCGGTGTCGGGTTGGGCGGTGCACGTCGACGGCACGCTCGGCGGCCAGATGCTGCTCTGGGAGTACGCGACTGCCATTGCCGGGCGCATCATCGGCATCAACCCCTTCGACCAACCCGATGTCGAGGCGGCGAAGGCTGCCGCTCGCGACCTTCTGGACGGCGGCGCGGGCACTCCGGCTCCGGCGTTCACCGACGGTGTGTACGACGTCTTCGCGCACAACATTCCGGGCTCCTTCACGACCGCCGCGGACGCAGTGGCGGCGTTGGTCGGGATGATCGACGGCGGGCACGGTTACCTTGCCGTCCAGGCGTACCTGGATCGCTCGCGGGACGTCGCGCTCGAGGGCGTACGCGACACCTTGGCTGAGCGCACCGGACGACCGATCACGTTCGGTTGGGGCCCACGCTTCCTGCACTCGACCGGGCAGTACCACAAGGGCGGCCCGGCCAACGGGGTCTACCTGCAGGTCACCTCGGAGCCTGCTGCGGATCTGCAGATTCCCGGTCGCCCGTTCACCTTCCAGCAGTTCCACATCTCGCAAGCGGTCGGTGACGGATCGGTGTTGGCAGCTCACGGTCGTCCGATCCTTCGCCTGCACCTCGCCGCGCCGGCGGCGATCGACGACCTGATCAAACTGCTGGACGCGTAG
- the tal gene encoding transaldolase translates to MTDRLKELSDAGVSIWLDDLSRDRIESGNLADLVATSHVVGVTTNPTIFAGAISNGSRYDAQVRELVAGGAEVDAVIFDLTTTDVRNACDILTPVAASTHDDGRVSIEVEPTLANDTAGTIASAKALWAAVDRDNVLIKIPATPAGLPAITAVTAAGISVNVTLIFSPLRYMEVMDAYITGLEQARENGHDLSSIRSVASFFVSRVDTEIDARLEAIGSPEALGLCGKAAVANARLAYAAFEQVLISDRWRTLAAAGANAQRPLWASTGVKNPAYADTLYVADLVVAGTVNTMPEKTMQAFADHGEVTGDEVTGKAAEAREVFDRLRALGIDLAEVFTHLETDGVDKFEKSWAELQETVKGQMSA, encoded by the coding sequence ATGACTGACCGACTGAAGGAACTCAGCGACGCCGGAGTCTCCATCTGGCTCGATGATCTGTCACGCGACCGGATCGAGTCCGGCAACCTCGCCGACCTCGTGGCGACGTCGCACGTCGTCGGTGTGACGACGAACCCGACGATCTTCGCCGGCGCGATCAGCAACGGCAGCCGGTACGACGCCCAGGTGCGCGAGCTCGTCGCTGGTGGCGCCGAGGTCGACGCCGTCATTTTCGACCTCACCACCACCGACGTCCGCAACGCCTGCGACATCCTCACGCCAGTCGCCGCCTCAACCCACGACGACGGCCGAGTCTCGATCGAGGTCGAACCGACTCTGGCGAACGACACCGCCGGCACGATCGCCTCCGCGAAGGCCCTGTGGGCTGCCGTGGACCGCGACAACGTTCTGATCAAGATCCCGGCGACGCCTGCCGGCCTGCCGGCGATCACCGCCGTGACCGCAGCCGGGATCTCGGTCAACGTCACGCTGATCTTCTCTCCGCTGCGCTACATGGAGGTGATGGACGCCTACATCACCGGCCTGGAGCAGGCTCGGGAGAACGGGCACGACCTGTCGAGCATCCGCAGCGTTGCGTCGTTCTTCGTGTCCCGCGTCGACACAGAGATCGATGCCCGCCTGGAGGCGATCGGCTCGCCGGAGGCGCTCGGACTGTGCGGCAAGGCCGCGGTGGCCAACGCGAGGCTCGCGTACGCCGCCTTCGAGCAGGTCCTGATCAGCGACCGCTGGCGTACCCTCGCGGCCGCCGGCGCGAACGCCCAGCGTCCACTCTGGGCCTCGACCGGTGTGAAGAATCCCGCGTACGCGGACACCCTGTACGTGGCCGACCTGGTCGTCGCTGGCACCGTGAACACCATGCCGGAGAAGACCATGCAGGCGTTCGCCGATCACGGCGAGGTCACCGGTGACGAGGTCACCGGGAAGGCGGCTGAGGCCCGCGAGGTCTTCGACCGGCTCCGGGCTCTAGGGATCGATCTTGCCGAGGTGTTCACGCATCTCGAGACCGATGGCGTCGACAAGTTCGAGAAGTCCTGGGCGGAACTGCAAGAGACCGTGAAGGGCCAGATGTCGGCATGA